Proteins encoded together in one Triticum dicoccoides isolate Atlit2015 ecotype Zavitan chromosome 7B, WEW_v2.0, whole genome shotgun sequence window:
- the LOC119335744 gene encoding transcription factor IBH1-like 1, whose translation MQGPKTSTRSFKQAFLKNLLLSLQLQAHPNTSFGGTTSLHERKRAVKSSVVVAMATAHGGGARWPKAILAPASRACMVQRCRRIVRRCCGCKRSYIAGKLLRRRTMALRDVIPGGRDATVDEVTLLREAMDYAVHLRAQVDVLRRLSEAVKRSSYMARL comes from the exons ATGCAAGGTCCTAAAACCAGCACCAGGTCCTTCAAGCAGGCATTCCTCAAGAACCTCCTCCTCAGCCTCCAGCTACAGGCACACCCGAACACGTCCTTTGGCGGCACCACTAGCCTCCACGAGAGGAAGCGCGCCGTCAAGTCCTCCGTGGTCGTCGCTATGGCGACTGCACACGGTGGTGGAGCGAGGTGGCCCAAGGCCATCTTGGCTCCGGCGTCCAGAGCGTGCATGGTACAGAGGTGCCGGAGGATTGTGAGGAGGTGCTGCGGCTGCAAGAGGAGCTACATTGCGGGGAAGCTCCTGAGGAGGAGGACCATGGCGCTGAGGGATGTGATACCGGGAGGCCGGGACGCCACAGTCGACGAGGTCACCCTTCTCCGTGAGGCCATGGACTACGCCGTTCACCTGCGTGCTCAGGTCGACGTGCTCCGCCGGCTCTCCGAAGCCGTGAAAAGATCCAGCTACATGGCTCGGCTG TGA